From the genome of Pelobacter propionicus DSM 2379, one region includes:
- a CDS encoding M23 family metallopeptidase, with the protein MQEKKRHSIAVLLLVGLLLILTDVAEAAQPVPFGRITSVRGWRRDPFGSGRSRWHNGFDIAVPTGTPVNPTESGTVSFAGVYKGYGYLVAVDHGNGYVTMYGHLSRIHVRVGMTVTPRDVIALSGSTGRSTGPHLHYEIRQWPGAGTFLSPPEMANSAPSANHDDGWVDEQLGEVNRNAGLQAGVDRDGWLHGM; encoded by the coding sequence ATGCAAGAGAAAAAAAGACACAGTATTGCTGTTCTGCTTCTTGTGGGTCTGCTTTTGATCCTGACGGATGTTGCCGAAGCTGCACAGCCTGTCCCGTTTGGACGGATAACTTCGGTTCGAGGGTGGAGGCGTGATCCATTTGGATCTGGTCGATCAAGGTGGCATAACGGATTTGATATTGCCGTCCCGACAGGGACTCCTGTGAATCCCACTGAGTCCGGAACGGTGAGCTTTGCTGGGGTTTACAAGGGGTATGGTTACCTGGTTGCCGTGGATCATGGAAATGGTTACGTGACGATGTACGGTCATCTGTCGCGAATTCATGTGAGGGTCGGCATGACGGTTACACCGCGGGATGTCATTGCGCTGTCTGGAAGCACTGGAAGAAGTACCGGTCCTCATCTTCATTACGAAATCCGGCAGTGGCCTGGCGCCGGGACCTTCCTGTCTCCCCCGGAAATGGCAAATAGCGCTCCATCGGCAAATCATGATGATGGATGGGTAGACGAACAGTTGGGTGAAGTGAACAGAAATGCAGGATTACAAGCTGGAGTCGACAGGGATGGTTGGTTGCATGGAATGTGA
- a CDS encoding WGR domain-containing protein has protein sequence MASIGVLFQDYGIRELSSVNHELNRKRYYLIEVSPGLFGPILIRSWNRIGCKPRVLKNYCDSLDAALKEANRVYRLRQRNGYQDVTAFFENHRRVG, from the coding sequence ATGGCATCTATTGGAGTGCTATTTCAGGACTATGGCATCCGTGAGTTGTCATCAGTAAACCACGAACTGAATAGAAAGAGATACTATCTGATCGAGGTTAGCCCAGGCCTATTTGGGCCAATTTTGATTAGATCGTGGAACCGTATTGGTTGTAAGCCACGTGTGCTAAAAAACTATTGCGACTCATTGGACGCTGCATTGAAAGAAGCGAATCGCGTCTACCGCTTAAGGCAAAGAAATGGGTATCAGGATGTCACGGCCTTTTTTGAGAATCACAGAAGGGTAGGGTAG
- a CDS encoding metal-dependent hydrolase: protein MITGIAIYSITGGFLSAWLAAAGSVLPDVLELNGLIKHRTVTHWPYPYLVMAAVLYALEYRTPSIVLYLIFFMLLGVIFHLLLDGLSITGIPVGLKPTSNRRVALNLYTTFTPSEDLTTAGLIVVFLAITCFRGFLNTQHIQLELSMIVGLLGALAGR, encoded by the coding sequence ATGATAACCGGAATTGCCATCTACTCGATTACAGGCGGTTTCTTGTCTGCGTGGCTGGCTGCGGCCGGTTCAGTGCTGCCGGACGTGCTTGAATTGAATGGGTTGATCAAACACAGGACTGTGACTCACTGGCCGTATCCATATCTGGTCATGGCTGCAGTACTTTATGCTCTTGAGTATCGCACCCCCTCGATCGTGTTGTACCTGATCTTCTTCATGTTGCTCGGAGTGATCTTTCACCTTCTCCTGGATGGTCTGAGCATAACCGGTATCCCTGTTGGATTGAAGCCCACGAGCAATAGGAGGGTTGCGCTCAATCTGTATACAACATTTACGCCAAGTGAGGACTTGACTACAGCTGGGTTGATTGTGGTATTTTTAGCGATAACCTGTTTCAGAGGGTTTCTGAATACACAACATATCCAGCTTGAGCTTAGCATGATTGTAGGTTTGCTGGGGGCGCTGGCCGGGAGGTAA